gctagcctcttgtgaggtactgtgtcaaagactttgtggcaatccaaaatatgcagtctgcccacacctgtctttcttgcctggtcctaGAATTCGATTAATTCTGTGAGGCAGGATTtgccatccttgaacccatgttgatactttgttacaaagttctttcgctccagatgttccactactttttttcgcacaatcttcttcatcagcttgcatggtatgcaggttaggggacactggcctgtagttcagtgaatCCTGTCTATCTACCTTCTTGTTTATtgtgactacattagccgtctttcaaatttttggcagtgcccctgttatcagtgatttgttatacaccatggagagtggcaggcacagtgcttctgctccttccttcattatccaaagggagattccatctgggtctaTAGCCTTTGACACATCCAAATCAAGCAACAGTTTCCTTACTtttccactggtaatctcaagctCTTCTAGTgggtcctggttaactattccttctcttatctctggaactactccttgctctaatgtgaagacctcctggcatttcttactCAGTACCTCGCAcatttccttgtcatttgtagtgaatctgtctgcccctattctcaatttcattacctcaaaccctctgggattgtagggtttggggctgtggttccctgattcctttctttctccccgaGCTTCCTCCTCGTGCCTGCCGCCCTCATTCTCTCATCCCTtgccatatccctctgcaggaatacttttttgaacttcagtCCATTTGCTAGTCTACTCTTCCTTGCCAACAATTCCTCTTTTGTGTTATAACTTGTGAATACTACCTTTATCAatcagtctctgtccttgttgtactttacaCACACATAAATTACAATTGCGTAATGCATCTtatcaacaaatccacaagggccgtgatgatgattcgaacctgcgtccgagagcatcccagacgctgccttaatcgactgagctacgagttTGTCTCCCTGTCATGTTTTTTCcttatgagagaaagagagagaagttaATGAGTGGAACTTCAAGTCTGTAGGAGTGGATGTTGTACCCTGTGGAAGAGCAAGCCCCATAGTGAGGAATTGAACCTGAAACTGTgtgaagaggagcagtgaagtgaagtttcacatgcttctgtggaatcagtggtggagtaccactggagtccaaggaaaacttcatggtgcaccagcctggaagagctgcagaggatcctggtaggcaaacctggaagaacctgatgatgtcagggtagtggaCTTCCAGATGTGGGAAGGAAGTTCTAATTGACTACTTGTTGGGAGATCATAGAGTGCTTGATTGTCATTAGCGAGCAAGATGCAGTGAAAGGTAGGTGATTGGTTATAATTTTTGTACCAAGGAatacttatactgaagtttatAGAGTTACAACTATAGACTGGATTATCTgcagagatatatatacattctagggctgatagtgccatatttgttttacaaggtttaatccacttggttaggttggtagcataagtggtgagccaggagttgggctaccacttggtataagcagctgatagagtcctgatggtagTGGATTGCACGCTGACTATAATAGCATTGAGTGTTGGAGTCATTATTGTATCATGTGTATCTTGTGTGTGTTGTACATATTCTCTGTATATTAAATGTTCATAACCagcaggtgtttgcccttgtcctagtgaggctttccagaaagtagaagagagagagagagagagagagagagagagagagagagagagagagagagagagagagagagagagagagagagagagagagagagagagagagagagagagagagtcacagCTGTGGACAAGGTGGTACAGAATTATAACTCAAAGAAAGGGGGACTGAGGAGGTCataccaaataaggagagagtggggagtcacagcagctcgaactgggtgtgtgcacgtaacaacgaggccagtgttggatccacacccccaaaatatgtgatgctgaacccctctccaagaacaGGAAgcatacagggtgatctcctgatcaAAGTATAAGCCCTCCCCAGAGATTTTGGTGGGTTTTCTGGAAGGGACAATCCATTGACTTATAACGCACGTAATAATATttgggggcctgtctgggagagtgaactgacacaccacacgttgtccaagagtggattggtACACCCCTTGTGGAAATAAGTAGCCTGTGTGACCGTAGGTGTATATTGTCTcttttgggaagactcacaggagaagatggataaggtgcaaacgttcgtggagtcaggcaagcctgaggacttggaaggctgCACCAGAGAACAGTTGAAacgaatagcagaaaaatgtggcgtcAGGTTGAAGGGATCGAagatagctgggatgaaggatgaaatcctgaggcagttaagagccaagagcgaagcggcagaacaaggagcccagaaaggattggaaagtggaaaggaggatgatgggcaggatgaagtgagatctcaAGCATCAagtaggagcagtaagagtagccgcagtagcagaggTAGCAGGAATAGGAACTTAGAATGGTTGCAGCTAGAACTCCAGAAGCAgcttgaggagagacagttccaactgGAAAGGTTGAAGTTAGAActtcagatgaaaaatgaagtggaaaaagaaaaaagagaaaaccagaataagagaactggagttggagcaggagaaggaaaaagagaaaactagactggaggtagaaaaagagaaaactaaACTGGAGGCAGAAAAAGAGAAGACCAAACTAGAAgtagagaaagaaaaagcccaggtcgagagggaaaaagagagaacaaaacaaatgcagatagaaacaaattgaaccttggctgagcaaaggatcgaacatgggttgccagagagcaccacccgggtatcacacccaccagatattAGGGTTAGGGAAAAGGACATTCCTCTGTTTGTGCCCgaggaggcagagagcttcttcgagcattttgaaaaggtGGCCAACattaaggagtggccacaggaagaATGGGCCCAACTGgtgcagttaagattgaccggtgcagccagggaggcatacacccaattgtcactggaagaatgCCAGGATTTCgcaacagtaaagagcagcatactgcactcatttcagctaaccccagaagcttataggaagcgctttagAGAAATGGTGAAGATTGGAGCAAGTACGTTTGCTGAGATTGCAAggaatctggaaagacgattcaagtctctgtgagtgtctctgtgagtgtctctgtgagtgtctctGAGTCATCCGTGAGTGTCTCTGTGCCGTCCGTGAGTGTCTCTGTGCCGTCCGTGAGTGTCTCTGTGCCGTCCGTGAGTGTCTCTGTGCCGTCCGTGAGTGTCTCTGTGCCGTCCGTGAGTGTCTCTGTGTCGTCCGTGAGTGTCTCTGTGCCGTCCGTGAGTGTCTCTGTGCCGTCCGTGAGTGTCTCTGTGTCGTCCGTGAGTGTCTCTGTGTCGTCCGTGAGTGTGTCTGTGTCGTCCGTGAGTGTCTCTGTGTCGTCCGTGAGTGTCTCTGTGCCGTCCGTGAGTGTCTCTGTGTCGTCCGTGAGTGTCTCTGTGTCGTCCGTGAGTGTCTCTGTGTCGTCCGTGAGTGTCTCTGTGCCGTCCGTGAGTGTTTCTGTGTCGTCCGTGAGTGTCTCTGTGTCGTCCGTGAGTGTGTCTGTGTCGTCCGTGAGTGTGTCTGTGTCGTCCGTGAGTGTCTCTGTGCCGTCCGTGAGTGTCTCTGTGCCGTCCGTGAGTGTCTCTGTGCCGTCCGTGAGTGTCTCTGTGCCGTCCGTGAGTGTCTCTGTGCCGTCCGTGAGTGTCTCTGTGCCGtccgtgagtgtctctgtgagtgtctctgtgccgtccgtgagtgtctctgtgccgtccgtgagtgtctctgtgccgtccgtgagtgtctctgtgtcgtccgtgagtgtctctgtgagtgtctccGTGCCGTCCGTGAGTGTCTCTGTGTCGTCCGTGAGTGTCTCTGTGTCGTCCGTGAGTGTCTCTGTGCCGTCCGTGAGTGTCTCTGTGTCGTCCGTGAGTGTCTCTGTGCCGTCCGTGAGTGTCTCTGTGTCGTCCGTGAGTGTCTCTGTGTCGTCCGTGAGTGTCTCTGTGTCGTCCGTGAGTGTCTCTGTGTCGTCCGTGAGTGTCTCTGTGTCGTCCGTGAGTGTCTCTGTGTCGTCCGTGAGTGTCTCTGTGTCGTCCGTGAGTGTCTCTGTGTCGTCCGTGAGTGTCTCTGTGTCGTCCGTGAGTGTCTCTGTGCCGTCCGTGAGTGTCTCTGTGTCGTCCGTGAGTGTCTCTGTGTCGTCCGTGAGTGTCTCTGTGTCGTCCGTGAGTGTCTCTGTGTCGTCCGTGAGTGTCTCTGTGTCGTCCGTGAGTGTCTCTGTGTCGTCCGTGAGTGTCTCTGTGTCGTCCGTGACTGTCTCTGTGTCATCCGTGAGTGTCTCTGTGTCGTCCGTGAGTGTCTCTGTGTCGTCCGTGACTGTCTCTGTGTCATCCGTGAGTGTCTCTGTGTCGTCCGTGAGTGTCTCTGTGTCGTCCGTGAGTGTCTCTGTGTCGTCCGTGCGTGTCTCTGTGTCGTCCGTGAGTGTCTCTGTGTCGTCCGTGAGTGTCTCTGTGTCGTCCGTGAGTGTCTCTGTGTCGTCCGTGACTGTCTCTGTGTCATCCGTGAGTGTCTCTGTGTCGTCCGTGAGTGTCTCTGTGTCGTCCGTGAGTGTCTCTGTGTCGTCCGTGAGTGTCTCTGTGTCGTCCGTGACTGTCTCTGTGTCATCCGTGAGTGTCTCTGTGTCGTCCGTGAGTGTCTCTGTGTCGTCCGTGAGTGTCTCTGTGTCGTCCGTGAGTGTCTCTGTGTCGTCCGTGAGTGTCTCTGTGTCGTCCGTGAGTGTCTCTGTGTCGTCCGTGAGTGTCTCTGTGTCGTCCGTGAGTGTCTCTGTGTCGTCCGTGACTGTCTCTGTGTCATCCGTGAGTGTCTCTGTGTCATCCGTGAGTGTCTCTGTGTCGTCCGTGAGTGTCTCTGTGTCGTCCGTGACTGTCTCTGTGTCATCCGTGAGTGTCTCTGTGTCGTCCGTGAGTGTCTCTGTGTCGTCCGTGAGTGTCTCTGTGTCGTCCGTGAGTGTCTCTGTGTCGTCCGTGAGTGTCTCTGTGTCGTCCGTGAGTGTCTCTGTGTCGTCCGTGAGTGTCTCTGTGTCGTCCGTGACTGTCTCTGTGTCATCCGTGAGTGTCTCTGTGTCGTCCGTGAGTGTCTCTGTGTCGTCCGTGAGTGTCTCTGTGTCGTCCGTGAGTGTCTCTGTGTCGTCCGTGACTGTCTCTGTGTCATCCGTGAGTGTCTCTGTGTCGTCCGTGAGTGTCTCTGTGTCGTCCGTGACTGTCTCTGTGTCATCCGTGAGTGTCTCTGTGTCGTCCGTGAGTGTCTCTGTGTCGTCCGTGAGTGTCTCTGTGTCGTCCGTGAGTGTCTCTGTGTCGTCCGTGACTGTCTCTGTGTCATCCGTGAGTGTCTCTGTGCCGTCCGTGAGTGTCTCTGTGTCATCCGTGAGTGTCTCTGTGTCATCCGTGAGTGTCTCTGTGTCGTCCGTGAGTGTCTCTGTGTCGTCCGTGAGTGTCTCTGTGCCGTCCGTGAGTGTCTCTGTGTCATCCGTGAGTGTCTCTGTGTCGTCCGTGAGTGTCTCTGTGTCGTCCGTGAGTGTCTCTGTGCCGTCCGTGAGTGTCTCTGTGTCGTCCGTGAGTGTCTCTGTGTCGTCCGTGAGTGTCTCTGTGCCGTCCGTGAGTGTCTCTGTGTCGTCCGTGAGTGTCTCTGTGTCGTCCGTGAGTGTCTCTGTGCCGTCCGTGAGTGTCTCTGTGTCGTCCGTGAGTGTCTCTGTGTCGTCCGTGAGTGTCTCTGTGTCGTCCGTGACTGTCTCTGTGTCATCCGTGAGTGTCTCTGTGCCGTCCGTGAGTGTCTCTGTGTCATCCGTGAGTGTCTCTGTGTCATCCGTGAGTGTCTCTGTGTCGTCCGTGAGTGTCTCTGTGTCGTCCGTGAGTGTCTCTGTGCCGTCCGTGAGTGTCTCTGTGCCGTCCGTGAGTGTCTCTGTGTCGTCCGTGAGTGTCTCTGTGTCGTCCGTGAGTGTCTCTGTGCCGTCTGTGAGTGTCTCTGTGCCGTCCGTGAGTGTCTCTGTGTCGTCCGTGAGTGTCTCTGTGTCGTCCGTGAGTGTCTCTGTGTCGTCCGTGAGTGTCTCTGTGTCGTCCGTGTTCGTACACCGAGGTCTGTCTCAACATATACTAATGCTTGCCTAATTTGAAACCATTATTATTGTATCACGTATATCTGAATTCTCTCATTTTCATAAGTTTTGTAAAAATGGTAACTAACAATCAAGGGACATTAGTAAATGTACAGAAGCTTAGGCAGAACTTGTCTTGATATCTGCGAGTGTATGTATCTGCATGAGCAGAGAGCGCTAAGCCAATGTGTGTGTATGAGGTAAGGATGTGGTATATGATATGTGTTAAGGataatgcccaaccactttgggtaCTGGAGACCCTAATACACACCTAGCAAGTTACAACGCCGTCGCTCTACCCAACAAGCAAGTCGATGCTTGCAGCTCTGAGAAGAGAATTTGTAATACTTTGCATCGCGTACGTCGTAAGACGCAGGGAAGAAGGCGTTATTATATTTTGTATATGATATATATGATGTTCCAGATCTGCTTTATTAACTGCAACGAGGCAATATAATACAACATAATATACTATGATACCGTCTAATATTGTCACTGTCCCAAGTCCATCAGAGGATATTAGTCGAGCATGACTTCATAATTAAATTCTTTGACGTTGTGTGCGTGTTTGtcactgtttgtgtgtgtgtgtgtgtgtgtgtgtgtgtgtgtgtgtgcgtgtgtgtgtgtgtgtgtgtgtgtgtgtgtgtgtgtgtgtgggtgtgtgtgtgtgtgtgtgtactcacctatttgtactcacctatttgtgcttgcgggggttgagctttggctctttggtcccgcctctcaactgtcaatcaactggtgtacagattcctgagcctactgggctctatcatatctacatttaaaactgtgtatggagtcagcctccaccacatcactgcctaatgcattccatccgttaactactctgacactaaaaaagttccttctaacgtctctgtggctcatgtgagtactcagtttccacctgtgtccccttgttcgcgtcccaccagtgttgaatagtttatctttgtttacccggtcgattcctctgaggattttgtaggttgtgatcatgtctccccttactcttctgtcttccagtgtcgtaaggtgcatttcccgcagcctttcctcgtaactcatgcctcttagttctgggactagtctagtggcatacctttggactttttccagcttcgtcttgtgcttgacaaggtacgggctccatgctggggccgcatactccaggattggtcttacatatgtggtgtacaagattctgaatgattccttacacaggttcctgaacgctgttctgatgttagccagcctcgcatatgccgcagacgttattctttttatgtgggcttcaggagacaggtttggtgtgatatcaactcctagatctttctctctgttcgtttcattaagtacttcatctcctattctgtatcctgtgtttggcctcctatttccaccacctagtttcattactttgcatttactcgggttgaacttcaacagccatttgttggaccattcactcagtctgtctaggtcatcttgtagcctcctactatcgtcctcagtttcaatcctcctcataatttttgcatcatcggcaaacattgagagaaacgattctataccctctggaagatcatttacatatatcagaaacagtataggtccaaggactgacccctgcggtactccactcgtaacgtctcgccaatctgagacctcacccctcacactgactcgttgtctcctgttacttaggtactcctgtatccaacggagtaccttccctttcactccagcctgcatctccagttttttcactaacctcttgtgtggcactgtgtcaaaggctttctgacaatccaaaaatatgcagtctgcccacccttctctttcttgccttatttttgttgcctggtcatagaattcaagtaaccctgtgaggcaggacctgccatccctgaatccatgttgatgctgtgttacaaagttctttcgctccagatgttccactagctttcttcgcacaatcttctccatcaacttgcatggtatgcaggttagggacactggtctgtaattcagtgcctcctgtctatcccctttcttgtatatcgggactacgttagctgctttccaaatttctggcagttcccctgttgccagtgatttgttatacaccatggagagcgggaggcacagttcttctgctccttcctttagtatccaaggggagattccatctggacctatagcctttgtcacatccaattctagtaaacacttccttacttccccgctggtaatctcaaactcttccagtggttcctggttagctattccctctcttatctctgggatttctccttgctccaaggtgaagacctcctggaatttcttattcagttcctcacacacttccttgtcgtttgtagtgaatccttctgcccctaaccttaatttcataacctgttcctttactgttgtttttctcctgatgtggctatgcagcaatttaggctgagtctttgccttgcttgcgatgtcattttcgtattgtctttctgcctctcttctcatcctaacatattcattcctggcattctggtatctttctctgctctccagtgtcctgttattcctatagtttctccatgcccttttactttgctgcttagctagcctacatctctgattaaaccatgggtttctcatcttcatttcactgttttccttttggactgggacaaacttgtttgctgcatccttgcatttttgcgtgatgtattccatcatatcttgggccgtcttttccctgagctctgtttcccatgctatatctgctaggcattttcttatctcctcatagtttccctttcggtatgctaaccttttggtttcggtatcccttctcgagttcaataacccttcttcaatcaggtactcaaacaccaatacactgtggtcgctcattcctactgggtcctcaaaactgatttctcttatgtcagagtcgttcagggtgaaaaccaggtcgagtctcgctggttcgtcgtttcctctcatccttgtgggttcactgacatgctgggttaagaacatgctgtgtgtgctgtgtgacatgctgtgtgtgtgtgtgtgtgtgtgtgtgtgtgtgtgtgtgtgtgtgtgtgtgtgtgtgtgtgtgtgtgtgtgtgtgggtgtgtgtgtgtgtgtgtgtgtgtgtgtgtgtgtgtgtgtgtgtgtgtgtgtgtgtgtgtgtgtgtgtgtgtgtgtgtatccacctagttgtattcatctagttgtgctttcgggggttgagctctgttctttcggccgtctctcaactgtcaatcaactgttactaactacgtttttttccacaccacaaatacacacacatacacacccaggaagcagcccgtgacagttgactaactcccaggtatctatttactgctaggtaacaggagcatcagggtgaaagaaactctgcccgttgtttctcgccggcgccgggaatcaaacccaggaccacagcgtgctgtccagtcagccaccgcCCCCCCCAGCCACCGGCCATATATacatcaccagtgtgtgtgtgcgctcttcataccccatccctcgtaacgatgggacgagtctcgttgcaaacttctgaaccttttccagtttccttatgtgttttttcagatggggactccattatGTGGTGGCATATttaaagactggcctcacgtaggcagtgtaaagcgccctaaatgcctccttacttaggtttatgaatgatgttctaacttttgccagtgtagagtacgttgctgtcattatcctatttatatgtgtctcaggagatagattaggtgttacgtccatgcTCAGGTCTTTTTCTCGTgtcatcacaggtaggcagttccccttcattgtgtactgtccctttggtctcctatcacctgatcccatttccataactttacatttgctcgtgttgaactgcagtagccatttctctgaccatctctgcaacctgctcAAGTCctattggaggatcctacaatcctcatctgtcacaactcttctcatcaactttgcgtcatccgagaACATCGAcatatgtaggactctactcctgtaaacatctcGTTAACCTATATTAGaaaagaattggtcccagcaccgatccttgtgttacttcactcgttactgttcgccagtccgacgtctcgccccttaccgcaactctctggctcctttctgttaggtcgttccttatccatgctagggacctttcctcccacccccacctGCTTCtccagtttgaatagcagtctcatgtgcggtactatatcaaaggctttctggcagttcaGATATATGCAGTCTACCTAActttctctgtcctgtcttatcctcgttattttatcatagtattccaaaaggtttgataggcaagatttccctttccagaacccatgttgatgtttgtttatttattaattataagcctaattattcttttaaatcttttacaggggatgcttgtcagttatacaggtctatagttaagtgcttcctccctatcacctctcttgaaaatcggtacaacatttgctCTCTTCCAGtaattgggcaattctcccgacataagtgattcattaaagatctcTGCCAGAGGcaagctgagggcctgcgctgcctcttttagtatccacggtgatactttgtctggtccaaaagctttagttgcatccagtgttaccaactgtttcattacctatcctgctgtcacctctatatctgtctTTCTTCTAAGCTAATCTCTTTTAACAAagcgagctgctcaggctcggttgtgaacactccttgtgttgtgtgtatgtgtgtgtgtgtgtgtgtttgtgtgtgtgtgtgtgtgtgtgtgtgtgtgtgtgtgtgtgtgtgtgtgtgtgtgtgtgtgtgtgtgtgtgtgtgtgtgtgtgtgtgtgtgtgtgtgtgtgtttgtgtgtgtatgtgtgtgtgtgtgtgtgtgtgtgtgtgtgtgtgtgtgtgtgtgtgtgtgtgtgtgtgtgtgtgtgtgtgtgtgtgtgtgtgtgtactcacctatttgtgcttgcgggggttgagcattggctctttggtcccgcctctcaactgtcaatcaactggtgtacagattcctgagcctactgggctctatcatatctacatttgaaactgtgtatggagtcagccttcaccacatcactgcctaatgcattccatctgttaacaactctgacactgaaaaaattctttctaatatctttgtggctcatttgggcactcagtttccacctttgtccctttgttcgcataccatcagtgttgaatagtttatccttgtttaccgggtcgattcccctgaggattttgtaggttgtgatcatgtctccccctactcttctgtcttccagcgtcgtaAGGTgcctttcccgcagcctttcctcgtaactcatgcctcttagttctgggactagtctagtggcatacctttggactttttccagcttcgtcttgtgcttgacaaggtacgggctccatgctgggaccgcatactccaggattggtcttacatatgtggtgtacaagattctgaatgattccttacacaggttcctgaacgctgttctgatgttagccagcctcgcatatgccgcagacgttattctctttatgtgggcttcaggagacaggtttggtgtgatatcaactcctagatctttctctctgtccatttgattaggtacttcatcttctattctgtaacctgtgtctggcctcctgtttccactgtctagcttcattactttgcatttactcgggttgaacttcaacagccatttgttggaccattcactcagtctgtctaggatatcttgtagcctcctactatcatcctctgtttcaatcctcctcataatttttgcatcatcagcaaacattgagagaaacgagtctataccctctgagagatcatttacatatatcagaaacagtataggtcctagaactgacccctgcgggactccacttgtaacgtttcgccaatctgagacctcacccctcacactgactcgttgtctcctgttgcttaggtactcctttatccaatggagtaccttccctttcactccagtcggcatctccaagtttttcactagcctcttgtgtggtactgtatcaaaggctttctgacaatccaaaaatatgcagtctgcccacccttctctttcttgcctgatttttgttgcctggtcgtagaattcaagtaatcctgtgaggcaggacctgccatccctgaacccatgttgatgctgtgttacaaagttctttcgctccagatgttccactagctttcttcgcacaatcttcttcatcagcttgcatggtatgcaggttagggacactggcctgtagttcagtgcctcctgtctatcccctttctccttgtactcacctctttgtgcttgcaggatcgagcattggctcttggatcccgcctttccagccatcggttgtttacagcaatgactcctgtcccatttccctgtcatacctaattttaaaattatgaatagagtttgcttccacaacctgttccccaagtgcattccatttttccactactctcacgcgaaaagaaaactttctaacatctctgtgactcatctgagtttccagtttccacccatgtcccctcgttctgttattattacgtgtgaacatttcatctatttccactttgtcaattcccctgagtattttatatgttccgatcatatctcctctctcccttcttttctctagtgtcgtaaggttcagttccctcagacgttcttcatatcccatccctcgtaactctgggacaaaccttgtcgcaaacctctgaaccttctctagtttccttatgtgtttcttcaggtgggggctccatgatggcgcggcatcctCTAAGTCTGGTCTCACGTAgggagtgtaaagcgccctaaaagcctcctcacttaggtttctgaatgaagttctaattttcgccagtgtagagtacgttgctgtcgttatcctatttatatttgcctcaggagttagattaggtgtcacatccactcccaggtttctttctcgaatcgttacaggtaggcagttccccttcattgtgtactgtccttttggtcgtctatcacctgatcccatttccataactttacatttactggtgttgaactccagtagccatttccctgaccatctctgcaacctgtataagttctcttggaggatcctacaatcttcatctgtcacaactcttctcattaattttgcgtcatccgcaaacattgacatgtatgactccactcatgtaaacatatcatttacgtaaattagaaagaggattgggcccagcacctAT
The sequence above is drawn from the Procambarus clarkii isolate CNS0578487 chromosome 57, FALCON_Pclarkii_2.0, whole genome shotgun sequence genome and encodes:
- the LOC138353318 gene encoding uncharacterized protein — protein: MDKVQTFVESGKPEDLEGCTREQLKRIAEKCGVRLKGSKIAGMKDEILRQLRAKSEAAEQGAQKGLESGKEDDGQDEVRSQASSRSSKSSRSSRGSRNRNLEWLQLELQKQLEERQFQLERLKLELQMKNEVEKEKRENQNKRTGVGAGEGKREN
- the LOC138353319 gene encoding mucin-22-like codes for the protein MELKIVTKGQEVRERRLEYRKGDYRRIRDYLGEVQPRCTNTDDTETLTDDTETLTDDTETLTDDTETLTDGTETLTDGTETLTDDTETLTDDTETLTDGTETLTDGTETLTDDTETLTDDTETLTDDTETLTDDTETLTDGTETLTDDTETVTDDTETLTDDTETLTDDTETLTDGTETLTDDTETLTDDTETLTDGTETLTDDTETLTDDTETLTDGTETLTDDTETLTDDTETLTDDTETLTDGTETLTDDTETLTDDTETLTDDTETLTDDTETLTDGTETLTDDTETVTDDTETLTDDTETLTDDTETLTDDTETLTDDTETVTDDTETLTDDTETLTDDTETVTDDTETLTDDTETLTDDTETLTDDTETLTDDTETVTDDTETLTDDTETLTDDTETLTDDTETLTDDTETLTDDTETLTDDTETLTDDTETVTDDTETLTDDTETLTDDTETLTDDTETVTDDTETLTDDTETLTDDTETLTDDTETLTDDTETLTDDTETLTDDTETLTDDTETLTDDTETVTDDTETLTDDTETLTDDTETLTDDTETLTDDTETVTDDTETLTDDTETLTDDTETLTDDTETRTDDTETLTDDTETLTDDTETLTDDTETVTDDTETLTDDTETLTDDTETVTDDTETLTDDTETLTDDTETLTDDTETLTDDTETLTDDTETLTDDTETLTDGTETLTDDTETLTDDTETLTDDTETLTDDTETLTDDTETLTDDTETLTDDTETLTDDTETLTDDTETLTDGTETLTDDTETLTDGTETLTDDTETLTDDTETLTDGTETLTETLTDDTETLTDGTETLTDGTETLTDGTETLTETLTDGTETLTDGTETLTDGTETLTDGTETLTDGTETLTDGTETLTDDTDTLTDDTDTLTDDTETLTDDTETLTDGTETLTDDTETLTDDTETLTDDTETLTDGTETLTDDTETLTDDTDTLTDDTETLTDDTETLTDGTETLTDGTETLTDDTETLTDGTETLTDGTETLTDGTETLTDGTETLTDGTETLTDDSETLTETLTETLTET